The following are from one region of the Hyla sarda isolate aHylSar1 chromosome 6, aHylSar1.hap1, whole genome shotgun sequence genome:
- the CELF1 gene encoding CUGBP Elav-like family member 1 isoform X8, with protein sequence MNGTMDHPDHPDPDSIKMFVGQVPRSWSEKELRELFEQYGAVYEINVLRDRSQNPPQSKGCCFITFYTRKAALEAQNALHNMKILPGMHHPIQMKPADSEKNNAVEDRKLFIGMVSKKCNENDIRVMFSQFGQIEECRILRGPDGLSRGCAFITFTTRSMAQNAIKAMHQAQTMEGCSSPIVVKFADTQKDKEQKRMAQQLQQQMQQINAASVWGNLAGLNSLAPQYLALLQQTASSGNLNSLSGLHPMGGLNAMQIQNLAALAAAASVTQNPSSAGSALTSSSSPLSVLTSSGSSPSSNNSSSINPMASLGALQTLAGASGLNVGSLAGMAALNGGLGSSGLSNGTGSTMEALSQAYSGIQQYAAAALPSLYNQSLLSQQGLGAAGSQKEGPEGANLFIYHLPQEFGDQDILQMFMPFGNVVSAKVFIDKQTNLSKCFGFVSYDNPVSAQAAIQSMNGFQIGMKRLKVQLKRSKNDSKPY encoded by the exons ATGAACGGCACCATGGATCACCCAGACCATCCGGATCCAGATTCTATCAAGATGTTTGTGGGACAGGTTCCTCGCAGCTGGTCTGAGAAAGAGTTGAGGGAACTATTTGAACAGTATGGTGCAGTGTATGAAATTAATGTCCTGCGAGACAGAAGCCAGAATCCTCCACAGAGTAAAG GATGCTGTTTTATTACTTTCTATACACGTAAGGCTGCATTAGAAGCACAAAATGCTTTGCACAATATGAAGATTCTTCCTGGA ATGCATCATCCGATACAGATGAAGCCAGCTGACAGTGAGAAGAATAATG ctgTTGAAGACAGAAAGTTGTTTATTGGCATGGTGTCCAAGAAATGTAATGAAAATGATATTCGGGTCATGTTCTCTCAGTTTGGGCAGATAGAGGAATGCAGAATTCTTCGAGGACCTGATGGATTGAGCAGAG GTTGTGCATTCATTACATTTACAACTAGATCTATGGCACAGAATGCAATCAAAGCCATGCATCAAGCACAAACCATGGAG GGTTGTTCCTCTCCAATCGTTGTCAAGTTTGCAGACACCCAGAAAGACAAAGAACAGAAACGAATGGCACAACAACTTCAGCAACAAATGCAGCAGATTAATGCTGCCTCTGTGTGGGGGAACCTCGCAGGACTGAACAGTCTGGCACCACAATACTTAGCA CTCCTCCAACAGACAGCCTCTTCCGGCAACCTCAACTCCCTAAGTGGCCTCCATCCCATGGGAG GACTCAATGCCATGCAGATACAGAACTTGGCAGCTTTAGCTGCAGCTGCCAGCGTTACACAGAACCCATCAAGTGCAGGCTCGGCACTCACTTCATCCAGCAGTCCCCTCAGCGTCTTGACCAGTTCTG GTTCATCCCCAAGTTCAAATAACAGTTCATCAATCAATCCCATGGCGTCGCTCGGAGCTCTACAGACCTTAGCTGGTGCCTCGGGTCTAAATGTTGGTTCTTTAGCAG GTATGGCTGCATTAAATGGTGGTCTGGGCAGCAGTGGACTCTCAAATGGCACTGGCAGCACAATGGAAGCCCTGAGCCAAGCTTACTCTGGAATCCAGCAATATGCAGCAGCGGCATTGCCCTCACTCTACAACCAGAGCCTGTTATCACAGCAGGGCCTGGGAGCTGCAGGCAGTCAAAAGGAAG GCCCAGAGGGAGCAAACCTCTTTATATACCACTTGCCCCAAGAGTTCGGTGACCAAGACATCCTGCAGATGTTCATGCCATTTGGAAATGTTGTGTCTGCCAAAGTTTTCATTGATAAACAAACGAACCTCAGCAAATGTTTTG GTTTCGTAAGCTATGACAATCCAGTTTCCGCTCAGGCTGCTATCCAGTCCATGAACGGCTTTCAGATCGGAATGAAACGGCTGAAAGTTCAACTTAAACGCTCCAAGAATGACAGCAAACCCTACTGA
- the CELF1 gene encoding CUGBP Elav-like family member 1 isoform X5, producing the protein MNGTMDHPDHPDPDSIKMFVGQVPRSWSEKELRELFEQYGAVYEINVLRDRSQNPPQSKGCCFITFYTRKAALEAQNALHNMKILPGMHHPIQMKPADSEKNNAVEDRKLFIGMVSKKCNENDIRVMFSQFGQIEECRILRGPDGLSRGCAFITFTTRSMAQNAIKAMHQAQTMEGCSSPIVVKFADTQKDKEQKRMAQQLQQQMQQINAASVWGNLAGLNSLAPQYLALLQQTASSGNLNSLSGLHPMGGEYSMGRTSGLNAMQIQNLAALAAAASVTQNPSSAGSALTSSSSPLSVLTSSGSSPSSNNSSSINPMASLGALQTLAGASGLNVGSLAGMAALNGGLGSSGLSNGTGSTMEALSQAYSGIQQYAAAALPSLYNQSLLSQQGLGAAGSQKEGPEGANLFIYHLPQEFGDQDILQMFMPFGNVVSAKVFIDKQTNLSKCFGFVSYDNPVSAQAAIQSMNGFQIGMKRLKVQLKRSKNDSKPY; encoded by the exons ATGAACGGCACCATGGATCACCCAGACCATCCGGATCCAGATTCTATCAAGATGTTTGTGGGACAGGTTCCTCGCAGCTGGTCTGAGAAAGAGTTGAGGGAACTATTTGAACAGTATGGTGCAGTGTATGAAATTAATGTCCTGCGAGACAGAAGCCAGAATCCTCCACAGAGTAAAG GATGCTGTTTTATTACTTTCTATACACGTAAGGCTGCATTAGAAGCACAAAATGCTTTGCACAATATGAAGATTCTTCCTGGA ATGCATCATCCGATACAGATGAAGCCAGCTGACAGTGAGAAGAATAATG ctgTTGAAGACAGAAAGTTGTTTATTGGCATGGTGTCCAAGAAATGTAATGAAAATGATATTCGGGTCATGTTCTCTCAGTTTGGGCAGATAGAGGAATGCAGAATTCTTCGAGGACCTGATGGATTGAGCAGAG GTTGTGCATTCATTACATTTACAACTAGATCTATGGCACAGAATGCAATCAAAGCCATGCATCAAGCACAAACCATGGAG GGTTGTTCCTCTCCAATCGTTGTCAAGTTTGCAGACACCCAGAAAGACAAAGAACAGAAACGAATGGCACAACAACTTCAGCAACAAATGCAGCAGATTAATGCTGCCTCTGTGTGGGGGAACCTCGCAGGACTGAACAGTCTGGCACCACAATACTTAGCA CTCCTCCAACAGACAGCCTCTTCCGGCAACCTCAACTCCCTAAGTGGCCTCCATCCCATGGGAGGTGAGTACTCCATGGGGAGGACATCAG GACTCAATGCCATGCAGATACAGAACTTGGCAGCTTTAGCTGCAGCTGCCAGCGTTACACAGAACCCATCAAGTGCAGGCTCGGCACTCACTTCATCCAGCAGTCCCCTCAGCGTCTTGACCAGTTCTG GTTCATCCCCAAGTTCAAATAACAGTTCATCAATCAATCCCATGGCGTCGCTCGGAGCTCTACAGACCTTAGCTGGTGCCTCGGGTCTAAATGTTGGTTCTTTAGCAG GTATGGCTGCATTAAATGGTGGTCTGGGCAGCAGTGGACTCTCAAATGGCACTGGCAGCACAATGGAAGCCCTGAGCCAAGCTTACTCTGGAATCCAGCAATATGCAGCAGCGGCATTGCCCTCACTCTACAACCAGAGCCTGTTATCACAGCAGGGCCTGGGAGCTGCAGGCAGTCAAAAGGAAG GCCCAGAGGGAGCAAACCTCTTTATATACCACTTGCCCCAAGAGTTCGGTGACCAAGACATCCTGCAGATGTTCATGCCATTTGGAAATGTTGTGTCTGCCAAAGTTTTCATTGATAAACAAACGAACCTCAGCAAATGTTTTG GTTTCGTAAGCTATGACAATCCAGTTTCCGCTCAGGCTGCTATCCAGTCCATGAACGGCTTTCAGATCGGAATGAAACGGCTGAAAGTTCAACTTAAACGCTCCAAGAATGACAGCAAACCCTACTGA
- the CELF1 gene encoding CUGBP Elav-like family member 1 isoform X10, with translation MNGTMDHPDHPDPDSIKMFVGQVPRSWSEKELRELFEQYGAVYEINVLRDRSQNPPQSKGCCFITFYTRKAALEAQNALHNMKILPGMHHPIQMKPADSEKNNAVEDRKLFIGMVSKKCNENDIRVMFSQFGQIEECRILRGPDGLSRGCAFITFTTRSMAQNAIKAMHQAQTMEGCSSPIVVKFADTQKDKEQKRMAQQLQQQMQQINAASVWGNLAGLNSLAPQYLALLQQTASSGNLNSLSGLHPMGGEYSMGRTSGSSPSSNNSSSINPMASLGALQTLAGASGLNVGSLAGMAALNGGLGSSGLSNGTGSTMEALSQAYSGIQQYAAAALPSLYNQSLLSQQGLGAAGSQKEVDLWLTGPEGANLFIYHLPQEFGDQDILQMFMPFGNVVSAKVFIDKQTNLSKCFGFVSYDNPVSAQAAIQSMNGFQIGMKRLKVQLKRSKNDSKPY, from the exons ATGAACGGCACCATGGATCACCCAGACCATCCGGATCCAGATTCTATCAAGATGTTTGTGGGACAGGTTCCTCGCAGCTGGTCTGAGAAAGAGTTGAGGGAACTATTTGAACAGTATGGTGCAGTGTATGAAATTAATGTCCTGCGAGACAGAAGCCAGAATCCTCCACAGAGTAAAG GATGCTGTTTTATTACTTTCTATACACGTAAGGCTGCATTAGAAGCACAAAATGCTTTGCACAATATGAAGATTCTTCCTGGA ATGCATCATCCGATACAGATGAAGCCAGCTGACAGTGAGAAGAATAATG ctgTTGAAGACAGAAAGTTGTTTATTGGCATGGTGTCCAAGAAATGTAATGAAAATGATATTCGGGTCATGTTCTCTCAGTTTGGGCAGATAGAGGAATGCAGAATTCTTCGAGGACCTGATGGATTGAGCAGAG GTTGTGCATTCATTACATTTACAACTAGATCTATGGCACAGAATGCAATCAAAGCCATGCATCAAGCACAAACCATGGAG GGTTGTTCCTCTCCAATCGTTGTCAAGTTTGCAGACACCCAGAAAGACAAAGAACAGAAACGAATGGCACAACAACTTCAGCAACAAATGCAGCAGATTAATGCTGCCTCTGTGTGGGGGAACCTCGCAGGACTGAACAGTCTGGCACCACAATACTTAGCA CTCCTCCAACAGACAGCCTCTTCCGGCAACCTCAACTCCCTAAGTGGCCTCCATCCCATGGGAGGTGAGTACTCCATGGGGAGGACATCAG GTTCATCCCCAAGTTCAAATAACAGTTCATCAATCAATCCCATGGCGTCGCTCGGAGCTCTACAGACCTTAGCTGGTGCCTCGGGTCTAAATGTTGGTTCTTTAGCAG GTATGGCTGCATTAAATGGTGGTCTGGGCAGCAGTGGACTCTCAAATGGCACTGGCAGCACAATGGAAGCCCTGAGCCAAGCTTACTCTGGAATCCAGCAATATGCAGCAGCGGCATTGCCCTCACTCTACAACCAGAGCCTGTTATCACAGCAGGGCCTGGGAGCTGCAGGCAGTCAAAAGGAAG TGGATCTTTGGCTTACAGGCCCAGAGGGAGCAAACCTCTTTATATACCACTTGCCCCAAGAGTTCGGTGACCAAGACATCCTGCAGATGTTCATGCCATTTGGAAATGTTGTGTCTGCCAAAGTTTTCATTGATAAACAAACGAACCTCAGCAAATGTTTTG GTTTCGTAAGCTATGACAATCCAGTTTCCGCTCAGGCTGCTATCCAGTCCATGAACGGCTTTCAGATCGGAATGAAACGGCTGAAAGTTCAACTTAAACGCTCCAAGAATGACAGCAAACCCTACTGA
- the CELF1 gene encoding CUGBP Elav-like family member 1 isoform X3, which yields MNGTMDHPDHPDPDSIKMFVGQVPRSWSEKELRELFEQYGAVYEINVLRDRSQNPPQSKGCCFITFYTRKAALEAQNALHNMKILPGMHHPIQMKPADSEKNNAVEDRKLFIGMVSKKCNENDIRVMFSQFGQIEECRILRGPDGLSRGCAFITFTTRSMAQNAIKAMHQAQTMEGCSSPIVVKFADTQKDKEQKRMAQQLQQQMQQINAASVWGNLAGLNSLAPQYLALYLQLLQQTASSGNLNSLSGLHPMGGEYSMGRTSGLNAMQIQNLAALAAAASVTQNPSSAGSALTSSSSPLSVLTSSGSSPSSNNSSSINPMASLGALQTLAGASGLNVGSLAGMAALNGGLGSSGLSNGTGSTMEALSQAYSGIQQYAAAALPSLYNQSLLSQQGLGAAGSQKEGPEGANLFIYHLPQEFGDQDILQMFMPFGNVVSAKVFIDKQTNLSKCFGFVSYDNPVSAQAAIQSMNGFQIGMKRLKVQLKRSKNDSKPY from the exons ATGAACGGCACCATGGATCACCCAGACCATCCGGATCCAGATTCTATCAAGATGTTTGTGGGACAGGTTCCTCGCAGCTGGTCTGAGAAAGAGTTGAGGGAACTATTTGAACAGTATGGTGCAGTGTATGAAATTAATGTCCTGCGAGACAGAAGCCAGAATCCTCCACAGAGTAAAG GATGCTGTTTTATTACTTTCTATACACGTAAGGCTGCATTAGAAGCACAAAATGCTTTGCACAATATGAAGATTCTTCCTGGA ATGCATCATCCGATACAGATGAAGCCAGCTGACAGTGAGAAGAATAATG ctgTTGAAGACAGAAAGTTGTTTATTGGCATGGTGTCCAAGAAATGTAATGAAAATGATATTCGGGTCATGTTCTCTCAGTTTGGGCAGATAGAGGAATGCAGAATTCTTCGAGGACCTGATGGATTGAGCAGAG GTTGTGCATTCATTACATTTACAACTAGATCTATGGCACAGAATGCAATCAAAGCCATGCATCAAGCACAAACCATGGAG GGTTGTTCCTCTCCAATCGTTGTCAAGTTTGCAGACACCCAGAAAGACAAAGAACAGAAACGAATGGCACAACAACTTCAGCAACAAATGCAGCAGATTAATGCTGCCTCTGTGTGGGGGAACCTCGCAGGACTGAACAGTCTGGCACCACAATACTTAGCA CTTTATTTGCAGCTCCTCCAACAGACAGCCTCTTCCGGCAACCTCAACTCCCTAAGTGGCCTCCATCCCATGGGAGGTGAGTACTCCATGGGGAGGACATCAG GACTCAATGCCATGCAGATACAGAACTTGGCAGCTTTAGCTGCAGCTGCCAGCGTTACACAGAACCCATCAAGTGCAGGCTCGGCACTCACTTCATCCAGCAGTCCCCTCAGCGTCTTGACCAGTTCTG GTTCATCCCCAAGTTCAAATAACAGTTCATCAATCAATCCCATGGCGTCGCTCGGAGCTCTACAGACCTTAGCTGGTGCCTCGGGTCTAAATGTTGGTTCTTTAGCAG GTATGGCTGCATTAAATGGTGGTCTGGGCAGCAGTGGACTCTCAAATGGCACTGGCAGCACAATGGAAGCCCTGAGCCAAGCTTACTCTGGAATCCAGCAATATGCAGCAGCGGCATTGCCCTCACTCTACAACCAGAGCCTGTTATCACAGCAGGGCCTGGGAGCTGCAGGCAGTCAAAAGGAAG GCCCAGAGGGAGCAAACCTCTTTATATACCACTTGCCCCAAGAGTTCGGTGACCAAGACATCCTGCAGATGTTCATGCCATTTGGAAATGTTGTGTCTGCCAAAGTTTTCATTGATAAACAAACGAACCTCAGCAAATGTTTTG GTTTCGTAAGCTATGACAATCCAGTTTCCGCTCAGGCTGCTATCCAGTCCATGAACGGCTTTCAGATCGGAATGAAACGGCTGAAAGTTCAACTTAAACGCTCCAAGAATGACAGCAAACCCTACTGA
- the CELF1 gene encoding CUGBP Elav-like family member 1 isoform X9, translating into MNGTMDHPDHPDPDSIKMFVGQVPRSWSEKELRELFEQYGAVYEINVLRDRSQNPPQSKGCCFITFYTRKAALEAQNALHNMKILPGMHHPIQMKPADSEKNNAVEDRKLFIGMVSKKCNENDIRVMFSQFGQIEECRILRGPDGLSRGCAFITFTTRSMAQNAIKAMHQAQTMEGCSSPIVVKFADTQKDKEQKRMAQQLQQQMQQINAASVWGNLAGLNSLAPQYLALYLQLLQQTASSGNLNSLSGLHPMGGEYSMGRTSGSSPSSNNSSSINPMASLGALQTLAGASGLNVGSLAGMAALNGGLGSSGLSNGTGSTMEALSQAYSGIQQYAAAALPSLYNQSLLSQQGLGAAGSQKEVDLWLTGPEGANLFIYHLPQEFGDQDILQMFMPFGNVVSAKVFIDKQTNLSKCFGFVSYDNPVSAQAAIQSMNGFQIGMKRLKVQLKRSKNDSKPY; encoded by the exons ATGAACGGCACCATGGATCACCCAGACCATCCGGATCCAGATTCTATCAAGATGTTTGTGGGACAGGTTCCTCGCAGCTGGTCTGAGAAAGAGTTGAGGGAACTATTTGAACAGTATGGTGCAGTGTATGAAATTAATGTCCTGCGAGACAGAAGCCAGAATCCTCCACAGAGTAAAG GATGCTGTTTTATTACTTTCTATACACGTAAGGCTGCATTAGAAGCACAAAATGCTTTGCACAATATGAAGATTCTTCCTGGA ATGCATCATCCGATACAGATGAAGCCAGCTGACAGTGAGAAGAATAATG ctgTTGAAGACAGAAAGTTGTTTATTGGCATGGTGTCCAAGAAATGTAATGAAAATGATATTCGGGTCATGTTCTCTCAGTTTGGGCAGATAGAGGAATGCAGAATTCTTCGAGGACCTGATGGATTGAGCAGAG GTTGTGCATTCATTACATTTACAACTAGATCTATGGCACAGAATGCAATCAAAGCCATGCATCAAGCACAAACCATGGAG GGTTGTTCCTCTCCAATCGTTGTCAAGTTTGCAGACACCCAGAAAGACAAAGAACAGAAACGAATGGCACAACAACTTCAGCAACAAATGCAGCAGATTAATGCTGCCTCTGTGTGGGGGAACCTCGCAGGACTGAACAGTCTGGCACCACAATACTTAGCA CTTTATTTGCAGCTCCTCCAACAGACAGCCTCTTCCGGCAACCTCAACTCCCTAAGTGGCCTCCATCCCATGGGAGGTGAGTACTCCATGGGGAGGACATCAG GTTCATCCCCAAGTTCAAATAACAGTTCATCAATCAATCCCATGGCGTCGCTCGGAGCTCTACAGACCTTAGCTGGTGCCTCGGGTCTAAATGTTGGTTCTTTAGCAG GTATGGCTGCATTAAATGGTGGTCTGGGCAGCAGTGGACTCTCAAATGGCACTGGCAGCACAATGGAAGCCCTGAGCCAAGCTTACTCTGGAATCCAGCAATATGCAGCAGCGGCATTGCCCTCACTCTACAACCAGAGCCTGTTATCACAGCAGGGCCTGGGAGCTGCAGGCAGTCAAAAGGAAG TGGATCTTTGGCTTACAGGCCCAGAGGGAGCAAACCTCTTTATATACCACTTGCCCCAAGAGTTCGGTGACCAAGACATCCTGCAGATGTTCATGCCATTTGGAAATGTTGTGTCTGCCAAAGTTTTCATTGATAAACAAACGAACCTCAGCAAATGTTTTG GTTTCGTAAGCTATGACAATCCAGTTTCCGCTCAGGCTGCTATCCAGTCCATGAACGGCTTTCAGATCGGAATGAAACGGCTGAAAGTTCAACTTAAACGCTCCAAGAATGACAGCAAACCCTACTGA
- the CELF1 gene encoding CUGBP Elav-like family member 1 isoform X7 has protein sequence MNGTMDHPDHPDPDSIKMFVGQVPRSWSEKELRELFEQYGAVYEINVLRDRSQNPPQSKGCCFITFYTRKAALEAQNALHNMKILPGMHHPIQMKPADSEKNNAVEDRKLFIGMVSKKCNENDIRVMFSQFGQIEECRILRGPDGLSRGCAFITFTTRSMAQNAIKAMHQAQTMEGCSSPIVVKFADTQKDKEQKRMAQQLQQQMQQINAASVWGNLAGLNSLAPQYLALYLQLLQQTASSGNLNSLSGLHPMGGLNAMQIQNLAALAAAASVTQNPSSAGSALTSSSSPLSVLTSSGSSPSSNNSSSINPMASLGALQTLAGASGLNVGSLAGMAALNGGLGSSGLSNGTGSTMEALSQAYSGIQQYAAAALPSLYNQSLLSQQGLGAAGSQKEGPEGANLFIYHLPQEFGDQDILQMFMPFGNVVSAKVFIDKQTNLSKCFGFVSYDNPVSAQAAIQSMNGFQIGMKRLKVQLKRSKNDSKPY, from the exons ATGAACGGCACCATGGATCACCCAGACCATCCGGATCCAGATTCTATCAAGATGTTTGTGGGACAGGTTCCTCGCAGCTGGTCTGAGAAAGAGTTGAGGGAACTATTTGAACAGTATGGTGCAGTGTATGAAATTAATGTCCTGCGAGACAGAAGCCAGAATCCTCCACAGAGTAAAG GATGCTGTTTTATTACTTTCTATACACGTAAGGCTGCATTAGAAGCACAAAATGCTTTGCACAATATGAAGATTCTTCCTGGA ATGCATCATCCGATACAGATGAAGCCAGCTGACAGTGAGAAGAATAATG ctgTTGAAGACAGAAAGTTGTTTATTGGCATGGTGTCCAAGAAATGTAATGAAAATGATATTCGGGTCATGTTCTCTCAGTTTGGGCAGATAGAGGAATGCAGAATTCTTCGAGGACCTGATGGATTGAGCAGAG GTTGTGCATTCATTACATTTACAACTAGATCTATGGCACAGAATGCAATCAAAGCCATGCATCAAGCACAAACCATGGAG GGTTGTTCCTCTCCAATCGTTGTCAAGTTTGCAGACACCCAGAAAGACAAAGAACAGAAACGAATGGCACAACAACTTCAGCAACAAATGCAGCAGATTAATGCTGCCTCTGTGTGGGGGAACCTCGCAGGACTGAACAGTCTGGCACCACAATACTTAGCA CTTTATTTGCAGCTCCTCCAACAGACAGCCTCTTCCGGCAACCTCAACTCCCTAAGTGGCCTCCATCCCATGGGAG GACTCAATGCCATGCAGATACAGAACTTGGCAGCTTTAGCTGCAGCTGCCAGCGTTACACAGAACCCATCAAGTGCAGGCTCGGCACTCACTTCATCCAGCAGTCCCCTCAGCGTCTTGACCAGTTCTG GTTCATCCCCAAGTTCAAATAACAGTTCATCAATCAATCCCATGGCGTCGCTCGGAGCTCTACAGACCTTAGCTGGTGCCTCGGGTCTAAATGTTGGTTCTTTAGCAG GTATGGCTGCATTAAATGGTGGTCTGGGCAGCAGTGGACTCTCAAATGGCACTGGCAGCACAATGGAAGCCCTGAGCCAAGCTTACTCTGGAATCCAGCAATATGCAGCAGCGGCATTGCCCTCACTCTACAACCAGAGCCTGTTATCACAGCAGGGCCTGGGAGCTGCAGGCAGTCAAAAGGAAG GCCCAGAGGGAGCAAACCTCTTTATATACCACTTGCCCCAAGAGTTCGGTGACCAAGACATCCTGCAGATGTTCATGCCATTTGGAAATGTTGTGTCTGCCAAAGTTTTCATTGATAAACAAACGAACCTCAGCAAATGTTTTG GTTTCGTAAGCTATGACAATCCAGTTTCCGCTCAGGCTGCTATCCAGTCCATGAACGGCTTTCAGATCGGAATGAAACGGCTGAAAGTTCAACTTAAACGCTCCAAGAATGACAGCAAACCCTACTGA
- the CELF1 gene encoding CUGBP Elav-like family member 1 isoform X2: protein MNGTMDHPDHPDPDSIKMFVGQVPRSWSEKELRELFEQYGAVYEINVLRDRSQNPPQSKGCCFITFYTRKAALEAQNALHNMKILPGMHHPIQMKPADSEKNNAVEDRKLFIGMVSKKCNENDIRVMFSQFGQIEECRILRGPDGLSRGCAFITFTTRSMAQNAIKAMHQAQTMEGCSSPIVVKFADTQKDKEQKRMAQQLQQQMQQINAASVWGNLAGLNSLAPQYLALLQQTASSGNLNSLSGLHPMGGEYSMGRTSGLNAMQIQNLAALAAAASVTQNPSSAGSALTSSSSPLSVLTSSGSSPSSNNSSSINPMASLGALQTLAGASGLNVGSLAGMAALNGGLGSSGLSNGTGSTMEALSQAYSGIQQYAAAALPSLYNQSLLSQQGLGAAGSQKEVDLWLTGPEGANLFIYHLPQEFGDQDILQMFMPFGNVVSAKVFIDKQTNLSKCFGFVSYDNPVSAQAAIQSMNGFQIGMKRLKVQLKRSKNDSKPY, encoded by the exons ATGAACGGCACCATGGATCACCCAGACCATCCGGATCCAGATTCTATCAAGATGTTTGTGGGACAGGTTCCTCGCAGCTGGTCTGAGAAAGAGTTGAGGGAACTATTTGAACAGTATGGTGCAGTGTATGAAATTAATGTCCTGCGAGACAGAAGCCAGAATCCTCCACAGAGTAAAG GATGCTGTTTTATTACTTTCTATACACGTAAGGCTGCATTAGAAGCACAAAATGCTTTGCACAATATGAAGATTCTTCCTGGA ATGCATCATCCGATACAGATGAAGCCAGCTGACAGTGAGAAGAATAATG ctgTTGAAGACAGAAAGTTGTTTATTGGCATGGTGTCCAAGAAATGTAATGAAAATGATATTCGGGTCATGTTCTCTCAGTTTGGGCAGATAGAGGAATGCAGAATTCTTCGAGGACCTGATGGATTGAGCAGAG GTTGTGCATTCATTACATTTACAACTAGATCTATGGCACAGAATGCAATCAAAGCCATGCATCAAGCACAAACCATGGAG GGTTGTTCCTCTCCAATCGTTGTCAAGTTTGCAGACACCCAGAAAGACAAAGAACAGAAACGAATGGCACAACAACTTCAGCAACAAATGCAGCAGATTAATGCTGCCTCTGTGTGGGGGAACCTCGCAGGACTGAACAGTCTGGCACCACAATACTTAGCA CTCCTCCAACAGACAGCCTCTTCCGGCAACCTCAACTCCCTAAGTGGCCTCCATCCCATGGGAGGTGAGTACTCCATGGGGAGGACATCAG GACTCAATGCCATGCAGATACAGAACTTGGCAGCTTTAGCTGCAGCTGCCAGCGTTACACAGAACCCATCAAGTGCAGGCTCGGCACTCACTTCATCCAGCAGTCCCCTCAGCGTCTTGACCAGTTCTG GTTCATCCCCAAGTTCAAATAACAGTTCATCAATCAATCCCATGGCGTCGCTCGGAGCTCTACAGACCTTAGCTGGTGCCTCGGGTCTAAATGTTGGTTCTTTAGCAG GTATGGCTGCATTAAATGGTGGTCTGGGCAGCAGTGGACTCTCAAATGGCACTGGCAGCACAATGGAAGCCCTGAGCCAAGCTTACTCTGGAATCCAGCAATATGCAGCAGCGGCATTGCCCTCACTCTACAACCAGAGCCTGTTATCACAGCAGGGCCTGGGAGCTGCAGGCAGTCAAAAGGAAG TGGATCTTTGGCTTACAGGCCCAGAGGGAGCAAACCTCTTTATATACCACTTGCCCCAAGAGTTCGGTGACCAAGACATCCTGCAGATGTTCATGCCATTTGGAAATGTTGTGTCTGCCAAAGTTTTCATTGATAAACAAACGAACCTCAGCAAATGTTTTG GTTTCGTAAGCTATGACAATCCAGTTTCCGCTCAGGCTGCTATCCAGTCCATGAACGGCTTTCAGATCGGAATGAAACGGCTGAAAGTTCAACTTAAACGCTCCAAGAATGACAGCAAACCCTACTGA